Proteins encoded by one window of Streptomyces uncialis:
- the pdhA gene encoding pyruvate dehydrogenase (acetyl-transferring) E1 component subunit alpha, with protein MEQRGAYTPTPPPAWTPRTDPAPLLPDAEPYRVLGTPAAREADPELLRRLHTALVRGRRYNTQATALTKQGRLAVYPSSTGQEACEIGAAFALEERDWLFPSYRDTLAVIARGVDPVETLTLLRGDWHTGYDPYEHRVAPLSTPLATQLPHAVGLAHAARLKGDDVVALAMVGDGGTSEGDFHEALNFAAVWRSPVVFLVQNNGFAISVPLDKQTAAPSLAHKAVGYGMRGRLVDGNDALAVHEVLTEAVRHARAGGGPTLVEALTYRVEAHTNADDAGRYRAPTDGDAWRAHDPVALVEAELTARGLLDADTLEAVRADAETMAADLRARMNQDAPLDPMDLFAHVYAEPTPQLREQEAQLRAEIAAAAEDRPEGTPR; from the coding sequence ATGGAGCAGCGCGGGGCATACACGCCCACCCCGCCCCCCGCCTGGACCCCGCGTACCGATCCCGCCCCGCTGCTGCCCGACGCGGAGCCGTACCGCGTCCTCGGCACCCCCGCGGCCCGTGAGGCGGACCCGGAGCTGCTGCGGCGCCTGCACACCGCGCTGGTCCGCGGCCGCCGCTACAACACCCAGGCCACCGCGCTCACCAAGCAGGGCCGGCTCGCCGTGTACCCGTCGAGCACCGGGCAGGAGGCGTGCGAGATCGGCGCCGCGTTCGCCCTGGAGGAGCGCGACTGGCTGTTCCCCAGCTACCGCGACACCCTCGCCGTGATCGCCCGGGGCGTCGACCCCGTCGAGACGCTGACCCTGCTGCGCGGCGACTGGCACACCGGCTACGACCCCTACGAGCACCGGGTCGCCCCGCTCAGCACCCCCCTCGCCACCCAGCTCCCGCACGCCGTCGGACTCGCCCACGCGGCCCGGCTCAAGGGCGACGACGTGGTCGCGCTGGCCATGGTCGGCGACGGCGGCACCAGCGAGGGCGACTTCCACGAGGCGCTGAACTTCGCCGCCGTCTGGCGCAGCCCCGTCGTCTTCCTCGTCCAGAACAACGGCTTCGCGATCTCCGTCCCGCTCGACAAGCAGACCGCCGCCCCCTCCCTCGCCCACAAGGCCGTCGGCTACGGCATGCGCGGCCGGCTGGTCGACGGCAACGACGCCCTCGCCGTCCACGAGGTGCTCACCGAAGCCGTCCGCCACGCGCGCGCGGGCGGCGGACCTACCCTCGTCGAAGCCCTCACCTACCGCGTCGAGGCCCACACCAACGCCGACGACGCGGGCCGCTACCGCGCCCCCACCGACGGCGACGCCTGGCGCGCCCACGACCCCGTCGCCCTCGTCGAGGCCGAGCTGACCGCCCGCGGGCTCCTCGACGCGGACACCCTGGAAGCCGTACGGGCGGACGCCGAGACCATGGCCGCCGACCTGCGCGCCCGGATGAACCAGGACGCCCCGCTCGACCCCATGGACCTCTTCGCCCACGTCTACGCCGAGCCGACCCCCCAGCTGCGCGAACAGGAAGCACAGCTGCGCGCCGAGATCGCCGCGGCAGCCGAGGACCGGCCGGAAGGAACGCCCCGATGA